One window from the genome of Paracoccus marcusii encodes:
- a CDS encoding ABC transporter permease: MAVPTYASPLERVWHYTYLTVCALIFVFLIAPIIVIIPLSFNAEPYFTFTDRMLSLDPDGYSMRWYSSLLTFGMQNPDSTGWAFWSDAWANAKWVQAAKNSIIIGVCSTIVATVLGTLAALGLSRPEMPFRRAIMAILISPMIVPLIITATGMFFFYSNPCELLALVGLSPECGRLAGTYLGVILAHATLGIPFVIITVTATLVGFDQSLNRAAASLGANPRTTFFKVTMPLILPGVVSGALFAFVTSFDEVVAVLFIAGPDQQTIPRQMWNGIREQISPAILAVATLLVIFSIALLTTVELLRRRSERIRGVTPR; the protein is encoded by the coding sequence ATGGCTGTTCCGACCTATGCAAGCCCGCTGGAGCGTGTCTGGCACTATACCTACCTGACGGTCTGCGCGCTGATCTTCGTGTTCCTGATCGCGCCGATCATCGTGATCATCCCGTTGTCGTTCAACGCCGAGCCTTATTTCACGTTCACCGACCGGATGCTGTCGCTCGACCCCGACGGCTACAGCATGCGATGGTATTCCAGCCTGCTGACCTTCGGGATGCAGAATCCGGATTCGACGGGCTGGGCCTTCTGGTCGGATGCCTGGGCGAATGCGAAATGGGTGCAGGCGGCCAAGAACTCGATCATCATCGGCGTGTGTTCCACCATCGTGGCGACGGTTCTGGGGACGCTGGCGGCTCTGGGCCTGTCGCGGCCCGAGATGCCGTTCCGCCGGGCGATCATGGCGATCCTGATCTCTCCGATGATCGTGCCGCTGATCATCACGGCGACGGGGATGTTCTTCTTCTACTCGAACCCCTGCGAACTGCTGGCGCTGGTCGGGCTGTCGCCGGAATGCGGGCGGCTGGCGGGAACCTATCTGGGGGTGATCCTGGCCCATGCGACCCTGGGTATTCCCTTCGTGATCATCACCGTCACCGCGACACTGGTGGGGTTCGATCAGTCGCTGAACCGCGCGGCGGCCAGCTTGGGGGCCAATCCGCGCACGACCTTCTTCAAGGTGACGATGCCGCTGATCCTGCCAGGCGTAGTGTCGGGTGCCTTGTTCGCCTTCGTCACCTCGTTCGACGAGGTCGTGGCGGTGCTGTTCATCGCCGGTCCCGATCAGCAGACCATTCCGCGCCAGATGTGGAACGGCATTCGCGAACAGATCAGCCCGGCCATCCTGGCGGTGGCGACGCTGCTGGTGATCTTCTCGATCGCGCTGCTGACCACGGTCGAACTGCTGCGCCGGCGGTCCGAGCGTATCCGGGGCGTCACGCCCCGATGA
- a CDS encoding ABC transporter permease, with the protein MADAALDPHAAIATTASGVGSGTLTTADGMPLARALAHSQRRARRRAFLLVLPLLAFILITFVVPIGQMLARSFHNDGFSANMPQVSAWFASTEPGTAPDEAAWTALAQDLIASADARSIGVVGTRINYDMPGTRSLFTATGRQVRRGLEPPYQQALLEINEDWGDPRLWSVMRSASTPVTANFYLAAVDRTRDEAGNIQQVPEQQRIYLTLFWRTFWLSAVITGLTFILGFPIAHLLATLPMRKSNLLMILVLLPFWTSLLVRTTSWMVLLQQQGVVNDILVWLGVIGGGQRLQMIYNQTGTIIAMTHILLPFMILPLYSVMRTINPAYVRAARSLGATSWTAFRRVYFPQTLPGLGAGAMLVFILAVGYYITPALVGGSSGQLISNMIAQHMTGTLNWSMAAALAALLLGSVLILYWLYDRLVGVDNLKLG; encoded by the coding sequence ATGGCCGACGCCGCACTTGATCCACATGCCGCCATCGCCACCACCGCATCCGGTGTGGGATCTGGCACGCTGACGACCGCCGACGGAATGCCGCTGGCCCGCGCCCTGGCGCACAGCCAGCGCCGGGCGCGACGGCGGGCCTTTCTGCTGGTTCTGCCGCTGTTGGCCTTCATCCTGATCACCTTTGTGGTGCCGATCGGGCAGATGCTGGCGCGGTCGTTCCACAATGACGGCTTTTCCGCGAACATGCCGCAGGTCTCGGCCTGGTTCGCATCGACGGAGCCCGGCACCGCGCCCGACGAGGCGGCCTGGACCGCATTGGCCCAGGACCTGATCGCCAGCGCCGATGCGCGCAGCATCGGGGTGGTGGGCACGCGGATCAACTATGACATGCCGGGGACGCGGTCGCTGTTCACCGCGACCGGGCGCCAGGTCCGCCGCGGGCTGGAGCCGCCCTATCAACAGGCCCTGCTGGAGATCAACGAGGATTGGGGCGACCCGCGCCTGTGGTCCGTCATGCGATCGGCATCGACGCCGGTCACGGCGAACTTCTATCTGGCAGCGGTCGACCGCACCCGGGACGAGGCCGGCAACATCCAGCAGGTTCCGGAACAGCAGCGGATCTATCTGACCCTGTTCTGGCGCACCTTCTGGCTGTCGGCGGTGATCACCGGCCTGACCTTCATCCTGGGCTTTCCCATCGCGCATCTGCTGGCGACGCTGCCCATGCGCAAGTCGAACCTGCTAATGATCCTGGTGCTGCTGCCGTTCTGGACGTCGCTTCTGGTGCGCACGACATCCTGGATGGTGCTGCTGCAGCAGCAGGGCGTGGTGAACGACATCCTGGTCTGGCTGGGCGTGATCGGCGGCGGGCAGCGGTTGCAGATGATCTACAACCAGACCGGCACGATCATCGCGATGACGCATATCCTGCTGCCCTTCATGATCCTGCCGCTGTACTCGGTGATGCGGACCATCAACCCCGCCTATGTCCGTGCGGCGCGCAGCCTGGGCGCGACAAGCTGGACCGCGTTCCGCCGGGTCTATTTCCCGCAGACCCTGCCGGGCCTGGGGGCGGGGGCGATGCTGGTCTTCATCCTGGCGGTCGGATACTACATCACGCCCGCGCTGGTCGGCGGATCGTCGGGGCAGCTGATTTCGAACATGATCGCCCAGCACATGACCGGCACGCTGAACTGGTCGATGGCGGCGGCGCTGGCGGCCCTGCTGCTGGGGTCGGTGCTGATCCTCTATTGGCTCTATGACCGCCTTGTCGGCGTCGACAACCTGAAACTGGGGTAA
- a CDS encoding ABC transporter substrate-binding protein: MPETKPTGRTNVKSTLILSTALCGVAFGAMAQEVNVVSWGGAYEVSQVEAYNKPFTAETGITVNMIAADNPATPLRAQVEAGNVTGDVFDVEVSDAIRLCDEGALVEIDPADLPSAPDGTAAADDFVPGALQDCAVANIVWGTVISFNTTKFEGETPSTAADFFDTETFPGKRGLPKNPKRTLYLALIADGVPAAEVYDVLSTPEGVDRAFAKLDTIKADTVWWEAGAQPVQLLADGEVSMTTVYNGRAFDAMVAEKQPFEIIWDGQYLDMDMFVIPVDAPNPDAAMEYLKFATDTQRLADQAKYIAYGPARKSSNELVGLYQDGVTEMAPHMPTSPEALANAVTDDPEFWADHSAELTERFNSWLAAS; encoded by the coding sequence ATGCCCGAGACCAAACCAACCGGGAGAACCAACGTGAAATCCACCCTGATCCTTTCGACCGCCCTGTGCGGCGTGGCCTTTGGCGCGATGGCGCAAGAGGTCAACGTCGTGTCCTGGGGCGGCGCCTACGAGGTCAGCCAGGTCGAGGCCTATAACAAGCCCTTCACCGCTGAGACCGGCATCACCGTCAACATGATCGCCGCCGACAACCCCGCGACGCCGCTGCGCGCGCAGGTCGAGGCCGGCAACGTCACGGGCGACGTTTTCGACGTCGAGGTCAGCGACGCGATCCGCCTGTGCGACGAGGGTGCGCTGGTCGAGATCGACCCCGCCGACCTGCCCAGTGCGCCCGACGGCACCGCTGCGGCAGATGATTTCGTGCCCGGCGCGCTGCAGGATTGCGCGGTCGCCAACATCGTCTGGGGCACGGTCATTTCGTTCAACACGACCAAGTTCGAGGGAGAGACCCCCAGCACGGCGGCCGATTTCTTCGACACCGAGACCTTCCCGGGCAAGCGCGGCCTGCCCAAGAACCCCAAGCGCACCCTGTATCTGGCGCTGATCGCCGACGGCGTGCCCGCGGCCGAGGTCTATGACGTGCTGTCCACCCCCGAGGGCGTGGACCGCGCCTTTGCCAAGCTGGACACGATCAAGGCCGACACCGTCTGGTGGGAGGCCGGCGCCCAGCCCGTGCAGTTGCTGGCTGACGGAGAGGTCAGCATGACCACCGTCTATAACGGTCGCGCCTTTGACGCGATGGTGGCCGAAAAGCAGCCCTTCGAGATCATCTGGGACGGCCAGTACCTGGACATGGACATGTTCGTGATCCCGGTCGATGCGCCCAACCCGGACGCGGCGATGGAATACCTGAAATTCGCGACCGACACGCAGCGTCTGGCCGATCAGGCGAAATACATCGCCTATGGCCCGGCGCGGAAATCGTCGAACGAACTGGTCGGGCTGTACCAGGACGGCGTGACCGAGATGGCGCCGCACATGCCGACCAGTCCCGAGGCGCTGGCCAATGCGGTGACGGACGATCCGGAATTCTGGGCCGACCATTCCGCGGAACTGACCGAACGCTTCAACAGCTGGCTGGCCGCGTCCTGA